Sequence from the Ziziphus jujuba cultivar Dongzao chromosome 9, ASM3175591v1 genome:
tttttataagaaaatgtTTCTTcgaaatacatatatacatgttcCTGCATGTGTTCATCTTTTTGCAAAGGAACAAAATGTTTCTAGAATTGTATCAGCCTTTCATTGCATAAAGAGTAGATCTCAAAAATggttttttgaaattgtttgttgtttttcacctcatagtaaaatatttatatcatccTTCATTGCTTTCATATGGTGTGTGTTGGGGGTGAGAAGTGGTCGGTCTGCGTCTCTCTGACTTTTTGATGCTTTTCATAGAAAGTGATTTCACGGCAGTTTCTTCTCTGTTTTTCCATTACAGTATGGTAGAATTTTTGCTAGAAGTTTTGAATTGGAGATCTGGCATGACTTGGCTTATGTGTACATAAGCCTGTCACGGTGGCGTGATGCTGAGACTTGTCTTTCTAAATCGAAGTCCATCAGTTCTTACTCTTCCACTAGATGTCATCTCACAGGTAAGTTTGGATTATTGCCCTTAGACTGCGTTTTTCCTTTAAGCTCCATCATTTTGTAAGATTTTTATGTGTAACTATGTTCACCCAAGAATTAACCGTGCAGTAAACCATATTCAGTTTTGTAGGAGGTGTTGaatgtgtaattattttgttgttttcagaGGAAAACtaacaagaaaattttcaaaatcaatgtaATTACTTCTGCGTTTGCAAGAAGTTTATGGATTCTCTTTGTATATTGTTCCGGACCTCCAAAGTCATCTGAAACTGTGATCAATTTTGCAGGTGTACTATATGAAGCACAGGGCCTCTACAAGGAAGCTCTAAAGGCATTTTTTGATGCTTTGAACATAGATCCCTCCCATGCACCGAGCTTGGTTTCTGCAGCAGTAGTTCTTAGGCGGCTTGGTGACAAATCGCGAGCAGTTGTCCGAAGCTTTTTGATGGATGCGTTGCGGGTAGACAGAATGAACTATTCGGCGTGGTATAATCTCGGCTTACTTTATAAAGACAATGCTACTGCTTCATCATCGGTAGAAGCCTCCGAATGTTTTGCAGCTGCACTCTTTCTTGAAGAGACTGAACCTGTTGAGCCCTTTAGATGACAatagtatttatataatatatatactattaattaatttatacaacaatatattttatttatttatttattttcctttggtTTTGAATATAGTTGAGATTGTTTGGCTTAGAAGAAGGCCATTGGAGACTTTACACACTCTTCAAAAGGATGTCaaaatcacatttttatttttttctatttataaattttttatttttataaaaaatgaagaaatcagTGAATGTACTATTCGATTACTTGAGGCTAAAATTGAGTGCTTTGATTGTTGAATGGTGGGAATTTCCTAGTTCATGGGTACTAGGATTTTTGGAAGAGAATTTCCTAGGTCATGGGTAATAGGATTTTTGGAAGagagattggaaaaaaaaaaaaaaaaaaaaaggagtaccGTACTAGATGGTAAAGAATAATCTGCCTATTAGTTAGTGAACTAAATAcaacgtatatatatatgttattattattttttaatgttaaataaaCCAGGAATTAATTTGTTGTCTCTTGTTTCGTCTCAGTTGCGACCTATATTATATCGATTAAAATGATTCGCAAAAGAGATGTACCATGCTAGAtggtttatgaatatatttgcTTGGTGGACATTTCACCTAACACAAATAAAATGATTTGCTAAACAAGTATAAAATGAACTCAGAGAGCAGCAAGTGTATGACAAAAAGAACTGAAATGGAGAGATGAATTagaaaatgaaagtaaaaacaTGTAAAAATATGCAGAGCAAAAATGGAGTAGTGTTCTTGATCTTCATTTTTATAGACTGAGGTTACCCACTATTGTTATGTTCAAATTTCTCGAATCAGGAAATTCTTGCAAGTAGAACCCCTTTTTCCTTATGTTTGAAATCGATTTGAATGTTGACCATGAATTACAACAAATCCTCATTAATCCCCAAATCAAATGTGGATGAAATAGCAATGTTTCATAATAAACTCTAGTCTAATCTGCgcttgtttaattttttcaaaatatatttattattccaAAAAGGGACTCTTGGCCTTTATTCAAGACCTTGATTTATCTACTCCTTTAATCTACAAATTTACCATTATTAAtgttactttatttttattaaaaaaaataaaaccaacggGTAAACCATGCAGAGACACTATTTTTATGCATGTCAACATGATTTATGTGCacataaatcaaaattattttgtgattttattCATGATAAAAACGTTGTCACAAGAGACAACAAGTGTCACAATATTAATTACATCCTTTTTATTATTCCAAAtgacaataaaattttaaaaccgtCTTTTATTCTTTCCAATAATCAAACCAATCATCAATCATTGTGGTctcatgtatctatatatatatatatatatagaaattctatggtgaggacggtccgcatgaggactgcagtattagtggcggttttttatagtattaacgactgttttttagaaaatcattaccaatactatgaaaaatcatcactaatactgtggtccgcataagGACCATCCATACCATagacggactatatatatatatatatatatatgaatcctCCATGTTTGCAGCTTTGGAGTAAAACCCGACAAAGAAAAGTCACAGGACGACTGGGATTTGGTCAAACATCCTAGGACAGCCTAGTTACGACCAGTTTGTAGTACTAACATGGCTTATATATTCTCTCTTAACCATTTACCATGTGGGTTTTTCCATTTTAGCCACTGCTAAAAAGACCCATTTAAAAAGTATTCAACCATGAATCGTATTAAAGAATAATTTgtatattaattaactaattaaagttataataatccgttatatgatatatatacatacagataTTTGATATATGTCATACAATCAGTCTCTTGTAACGTCAACATATAATAAAAGACCGACTGCTATTAAGGACATAGTGGTGTAACAAGTTCAATGTGATCGAATTGAACATTGTTGCATAAGGCTTTGGACATTTCTCCTCTTCCATTCTGTTTGAGATTTATATCCTGCAACACAATCCCCTGACATGCAAAGCTCTTGCTGCAATCAAAATTGATGGCAATGTCCGATGCACTTGTCCCTTTGATGTTTTCATACAGCACATTTTTCACCTGGATTGCAGATCTCTGTCATTACAATCAAGAAAAACAGATTAATTATTTGCAGTTTGCATTGGAAATATATAAATCCAGGTTCATAATTTAATtgcctcctttttttttctttctttttaaaaaaaagaaaaaaaattatttttaaatttaaatggggtTTTGGAAAAGGAACCTGTGGTTTGCAAGGTGTGATTTGGTCGCAGTAGTTTTGGTCAATTATTATAGGGTTGGTGACGCTCTGCATTTCAATGTTGAGAAATTTGATGTTGCTTGCACTTCCTGACCCTCCCTGAATATTTGTTAAACATCATGTCATTGCGTATGTATGTTGTACATGTTTGTGACTATTTTGGGTGCTTTAGTTGCATTTAGTTTTTAACTTACTTGCCAAGTTTTGATCCTAACTCCGTTGTCTGTTCCCAAAAACTTTGCTCTGTTTACTGTCACTCCTGAAACATAGGCTTCTGAATTTCCTTCTCCCAAGCTTCCAATACTGAGAGTgaaaatgtgaatatatatatatatatatatttatatggaatTAATACCATTAAGTTTACAATatatgaaagaaacaaaaagcaaTCATGAAGAGTAGATATGTAAAAATGGTAATTAATTACCTAATTCCATGACCTGGTCCACATGTTATGTCCGTGGCTTGCACTTCTCGGGACCCACTTACGATTGAAATGCAATCATCACCTTGAGATCATATATGTAGTAGGAATTTAGGGCCATTATTGGACATTCAATAGCATACATATGTTATAGAAATTGTTTTGTTTGTGGTTTTCATTTTAATGTATATACCTGTTGCTATAGTGGAGCTAGAAATCTTGATGTTCTGGGAATTTGTGACATGAATTCCATCAGTGTTGGGACTGTTCTCTGGTGCAGTTACTATGAGATTTGAAGCTTCAACTTTCATGCAATTCTCGAAAGAGACATGCATTTTTTGTGCGTCTTGGATTCTCAGATTCTTCACCACTAAGTTGTTGCACTTGTAGAAGGTTATAGCCTGCGGCCAACAAATTAATCCACATATATGCATTACATCATAGAGATCGATCTCCAAAACGAATAGAGTAGACTAATGAGTTGAAGCAGATGAAGCTGTTTCGACATACCGTTGGCGCATCCTTGCAAGGCTGCAACGAATCGGTAAAACAGACAAAAAACAGTAGTTAAGAGTTTTGGAAGACCaaaatataacataattttaatatgtCAAAGGCTCTTATCCAAAAAATCTCAGACAATTTTATCCAgaacaatattaaataatatattgtccgataaaaattcccaaataacaTGTTGTTGACGGATAAAAATTGTCCAATTCCTAGGTAAAAACcttactatataaatatattatataagacTTACAAGAGCTTTATTGGTTTTGCATGAGTTCTGCCACCAGATCTGGCCATTGCCATTGATGGTTCCAGTTTTACCACCATCAACTATTAGATTTTGAACACTCTCAAAAACAATCCAGTGCCTATCATCTCCTTTATAGTCTTTTCGATCGTTAGATGCTTCTATGCTTCCATAAATCTAAGCAAGTTCCACATATATGCAATTAATTAACtattccatttatatatatatctatagtcTTAATCACATCAGAATATATtgactttataaaattaaaataaaatacaaattaattaaaatagaatgGTTATATTTACACTTATTTGCACTGTATAATACTGGCTTTATAAAGTTAAAATacctttgatatatatatatatattatacgtaTAGAGGCTGACCTGCAACGTAAGATGAGATCTGCATGGTCCGGTGAACCTGATTGGTTTAACAAGATATTTGTTTTTTGGCACAACAAGACGTGCTGCAACATTAGAAGAACAAGCTCTCTCCCACGCCTTTTTAAAAGCCTGAAAACATGACgccatatttattaataaaccACAAAGCAAATATCAAAAACACACacgtgcacacacacacacacacacacacacacacacacacacacacacatatacatatataacaagAAAAACTTCCatgcttcaatttaatttattattcacgtaattaattaatgtaccaATGTATCATCTTTTCCATCCCCTCTAGCTCCAAAATCAATAACATTAACTGTTTGAACGGAAGCGGCCAATTTTCTACGCGGAATAGGAGCTCTTAAATTGATCATGTTATTGAACTTGGAATCAATATCTTTAATGGTACTGGTTGTGAAGGACAAACTAGGGAATGGTCTAGACTTATCATGAGCAAAAGGAGGGGGTGgtttattaatatcattatgtGGGAAAAAGCTGTAACATAAATCAAAAGAGATGAAAACaatgaaaatgaaggaaaagtACATGTGAGGTTTTGTTGAAGCCATGGTTTCTCTATAACTTTGTAATAATAGTATGAAAATGAGTTAGGCATGTAAtaatgatgaggatgatgagtGTACATAGCGTATTTATAGGCAGTGCCGAGAGTGAATCGAGGGGCTGCTGAAAGCCAGCTGCTAATTGCTTTTTGTGTATTGATCGGAGGTATGGTCCAAGGCACGATAGATTGAGACGAAACAATCACCTTGACAAGAGGCTTTGACTTTTGCTTCATAAATTCCACGTTGTAAATTGCAATAAGCAATCCCAACTTAATTTACCTCCACATATGTACATCTTATATGCATTCATATTGGACTTTAAATTGCTTGgatctatattttatatatatgtgtgtatacatacatatatatatgtatagatatatatattgccaAAAAAGAGATCTAAAAGTTGgtatttgaatattataatcCAAAAGGAAGATGGTGAACAAATTAAATTACCAATATTTCATCATCAATCACTTCTTGGATAAGAAAGTCGAGAATATAGAGAAGGGACAAAGTTTTGAGTGAAAGGAAATACTTTTTGCAGTAACCAAAAGTCTTTATTTtagcattaaatttatattattactcTTTTCTCACACATGCACTTGTACAAATTATGTCCTATTAATTAATCACATGCAAAtacataattttcataaaaatataaggTTAATTGCAATATTATGATATccacaatttttagattttgcaATTTAGatcttttaactttttccaatgtatcaatttgaattttcaatttgttgcaatttgatTCTTTTTACCTTTTAACTAATAGGATTTAACAACTATTTTACGtaatttattaaacaatattaaattttgaacaaaaaatatactaaaatgtagaattttaaactaattttaaaaatttgcagattttaatatcttttagtttgaaattgaaCATGGTTTAATACTACCAATAATCTTTATTAACTCTgtttttggaataaaaaaatactgaaatgtaaaaatttaaaaatagttttaatattttgcattctaatatttttttattttaaaaactaatgtagtttaatattatttatgtaagaTGGCTGTAAAACCATATacttaaaaatcaaacaaagttcaaattataataaataaaaaattaaaattctaaattacTGAGTTAAAAAGTTGaagtttaaattaaaaaattcttaaaattaaaattattaaagtacaattaatccaaagaaagaaaaaaagttatataatcTCATGATAAAATTGTGATGGTCCGGTAATATACAAGGCACATACACCATTAACATTgtatgataaataaattcaaatgtaaGATAATAAGTGcttaaaaattgaaggaaatgtGATCCCAACTGGCTTGGTGGTTCATTGTATGTGTTTGGGAATTTTGCATGaagtgtatatgtatatatatatatatatatattagttacgCATGCAATTGGAAAGAAGTTAAAATAATGGCAAAAACAAAGTTGGAAACATGTATGAGAAAGTGGGCTTTAGGCTGTGAATTATGATTAGCTCTATAGCTAACCGATCAGGTTAAACACGCATGCCCATCCCAAAGAGTGTGGGTTTGGCTAACTTTCACCAAATTAACGTTGCCGTACGTGACATGTATGGAAGGTCCTAGTGATATCTATATATGACCAGGAATAAGAGCAACCAATcttgatcattaaaaaaaaaaaaaaaaaaaaaaaaaaagaattcttaCTTTGTactaaaaccatatatatatatatatatatatattctaccaacagatattttgcattttaatatcgCAGGTcgttatttttggtttgaactatatatatttggtaatataCCATGCTAGTCTGCCATGTGTGTCATTTTTGGTTGTCAATTTTGAATTACATTCCCAACAGCCACATACATCACGGGTATGGTATGGAGCAAAGATTAAGCTTCAACATtgaattctatatatttatatataactaaatGAAATTGTAATGTGGCGGTTGATTTGGgtcaatatctatatatatatatatatatatatgcacctgACGTCAACACACTGCCAAACACCAATCGCTTCCTAGTTTTTGGCAGAGGGTAATTAACAATTTGTTAAAATCTTGCTCAAAACCCAGTTAGGCCATATATAGTatgttaaataatttaattaaaaacaaacaacatACAAAATCAACTCGGATAAAGGTTATATAAACTCATGCTTGTTTGATTATTAAGACTATTATTAACAATTTCTGCACCTCTCATGCaaacaaaattactttttaGCTCTCCTCAGTTGGTGCAAAAATATTGATTCTCTAGCTATTATTTAATTAAGGGTTGTACCAGCCACTTCACGAGGAGAAAACTAGGAAAATATAAACTTGTCTAAGCTTTTCGATAGTGAACTATTTGCATTGTAAAATACCATCTGTCACTATATTTTCTTTGTTGACTGCAACATAAAAGATGGTTTTGATACCTTCGTTATGACTAATATCAGATTTACATTTGTATGTTTGGTTTAGtgaaaaaactatttaaaaatattacggATCCAGAAttcaaactaataataataataagaaaaaaaaaaaaaaaaactaataccaGATTTTGGGCTTCATCAAGTAACTTTTGATGGATTGGAATAGAATTGGGCCCTGTTTCTGGGCCAAAAAGCATGGGATATCCAAATGTGGAGGCCTAACCCGAGGTCATGCCCCATGTCACTCCGTGTAGAACGAATGACTGgtacatatatattcaaatggGTTGACTTTGACCATACAAGTGGGCCCACCCTCTTTTAATTTCCTCCCGCTGGAATCATGGATATCACGGCCCAATATTTATTTCTCCCaacttaaaattatataaactcatgtgtatatatatatatatatagagtatatTTGAAATATAGCTCACACATTTATTAATGCCCTTAAGTCGTAACGTTCTTATTTACACTgctttcaaactttttttcctcgaaacaaaaattagcacgaatatatgtatatatgttcttttatttttttatatttttaacatgATTTGTTAGAAAGTATCGCTTTGTTTTTAGGACAGCTTAAAAAGATCACTCCTATGACTTATTCACATATGGAAATGAACACACTAATCGTTGTAGATAATCTTTCTTGTAATTCACTCCAATATTATTACAATTTCTATTGGAAATTTTCAAGTCAAGGTTCTTCAAAATACCTTTTAATACAAGGTACTTTATTGTTATTCATAATCTTATTGaatgaaaaaattttcaaaaattatgtaACACAATATATGTCAAGTCTACACTCGTAAAAACTGAGAGATACAAAATTCCTAAACGCTACCACTGTAGATATAAatggaaaacatatatatatatatatatatatacacggacatatatatccacaagcaaaataaaaaataaaaaataaaaatcacacaaaaaatattttatacattaaattgttattaagaTTGTTAACGGGAATCCCAatacaaaatccaaaaaaaaaaaaaaaatttgctttacTTCCCAAGTCCATTGAATGCCAAGCCGACGCAGCAAAGATTGAGACCAACAAAAAGACAAGCACTAATGAACGAACAATTGTaggaaagagagagacagagaaggACAGAGCAAGTATATATGCTTTTTATacatacaatattatatatacgttTTCTATCACCCTTTGTCGCCTAATTGTTGGGTTTTGCGTTatacttgaaaaaaatttaaaagggtTTGTACCTTTTCCTGGAGCGGTCACTGTTActgggggaagagagagagagagagagagagagagagatggagggTGGGAAGAGAGCATCGGAAGCTGGGCCATCATCGGGAGGTTCTTCAGGTTGTATTGGTGGTGGTTGTGGTGAGGAAAGAAGAGAAAAGGAGAAGGAAATGAGTGAGAAACCAAGTGGGGTTTGTGATGTTggagtagaagaagaagatgacggTGATACCAAGGTTGATGGGGTTGTTGCTGGTTTTGTTCCTGGGCCTTTGGTTTCACTCAAGGAACAGATTGAGAAAGACAaggttttttgctttttttacttttacatcTTCAATCTATTTCCTTTCTTTAGCTTGTATTAAAACTTGGAGTTATACTTGGTTTAATCGTTTGTTGAATATCTGTAAATGGGtttgcttcttttttattttattttttggttttgttttcgtTTAAAGGATTTTGTCCCAACCCAGTAATGTCAATCTTTGGTTGCTCAGAAAAGCGCAGCAAAAATCAAAAGTTAGCAGCTTAGGGTTTTTTTTGTATCTAAAACCAGAGCACATGTGAACTCAGCTCTTTTTTTCAACATCTCTTCTTGTGTTAATAATatcctctctctttctatctctCTTGTTTAGTCTTATTTAAGGCTATAATGCTTTGAGCTTTCAAGTGCTAACTAATTGAACATAATCTCAAAACTCTTGCTGTTGCTTCTGTGTTGAAAAATGTGATTGTGGTtcttattttattcataaagcTGCATATTTGGCATGTCAACTTTTGCATCTGATGTCTGAattgttttattgtttcttCTTGTTGAATGCGTGTCTCACGGCGCATTATCTGACATTTAAGACTATAATATCATTAAAAGTTCAACTCGGGGATATCAAAATGTCATGtagaaattgatttaatttttaaaaaatgggtATGAAGTTCAGAGTAGTTCCCCTTATATCTcttactttataaaaaaaagaaaaaaaaaattcaaacatcaTATACTTTGTTTGTTCATAATCATTTCTATTACTGCATGAACTATGACATATTAACATATAATTACCAAGCAATGGTAGTGGTGTCATTACTACACTTGAGTAATGTATTTTCCCATTCAGAATTTACAGTAAATAGCACATTCAAATTTAATTCTTCAGATGAACCAGTATGTGCGACATTGATAATCAAGGTATTTGAGTTTTCCCAATTTAACTTTGAAAATCAACTGTGATTTGTAGGACGATGATAGCTTAAGGAGGTGGAAAGAGAAGCTGCTTGGTTCCttggaaaatgatttaaatGGTTTATCTTTGGAATTATATTACTCTCATTCATCTAGTATTTCTTATCGTagatggtttatttatttatttattattattattattaggccAAATGGAACCTGAGGTCAAGTTTCACTCCATTGGAATTATCTCTGATTATTCTGGAGAAATTAATACTCCCTTGCCTGTTAGTGAAAATGAGAGTGGACGTGTCCTCTTTACACTCCGAGAAGGATCTGAATATCGCCTTAAGCTAAAATTTAGTGTTCTGCACAATATTGTTTCGGGCCTCACATATTCTAACACTGTGTGGAAAGGAGGACTTCAAGGTgtgtcttttatttttccttgccCAATTGATAAACTGCAGTATAGATGGTTCAAAGTTGAAATCTCATTCAACATGATTTAGCTTCCTTTAATGTTGCAAAACTTGTCTATATGTAGCAGCTAGCAGGAATAATACtggtaatttcaatttcattaagTCTCTTTTAGTCTTTTGACCCTTTGACCGGATGTATGTTATTATAGATTAAGAGTTAACCAACAACAAATCCATGGACATCGTATCTTGAGGTGAATGTTTAAGAACCATACTTCCATATTTGATATTCTTGGGAGCTGTTAAGTTCCTATGTCAATTTGCCACCACTAATCTAGAATCATATTTGGGGTACTTGAGACTGAAATTTTTTGTATCATTATTGAAGCGAATAGCATTGTATTCATAAGATTATTTCATGAAGAGGTTAaatgattttatgaaatttactctACTCCATGAACTTGAGCCCTGCCATTATATGTCGAAGCATGATCTGTTTTTGACCTCTGTTGAAATTATATACCTGATAGCTGTTGTTTTAAGTGAATCACTTGATCAACTAGTAAGTAACTCATGTATGTTACAATATCTTGAAATTTCAAACTGAATTTGTGCATTACAATGTTTAGAATATGTATTATCTACGTATTATTTGTCTGTCACGCTGATAAGTTAGCTTGTTGTTGTACACGATAAATTTTCATACTGTTTTCTCTTTTGGttaagtttttaattgtttggGTTTCAGTTGATCAAAGCAAAGGAATGTTAGGTACATTTGCTCCCCAACGAGAGCCATATGTTTATACTTTGGATGAGGAGATCACTCCATCCGGGGTGCTTGCAAGGGGAATTTACTCTGCCAAGCTTAAGGTATTGGAAATTAGTTCATACAtgcataaaattgaaatttcatattatgtgtatatatgttaactcttttgttttttggccgTTTTATGCAGTTCGAAGACGACGACAGAAGATGCCATATggaactaaaatactcattcgaGATCAAAAAGCACACTTAAAAaagactttttttgttttttggttggaaATTCTTGCATTTAAAGGATGTatcttctttccttcttttaaaCTTTACACCTTTGTGATGGTGCCTATTAAGCATTGTGATTTGGATGGGCATGCAAATTTagaattggattttttattagCTTTCTTGTGATACAAAATGTAGAATtggaatagtttttttttttttctttttttttttaatcagcgTTCTTCGTGAAGAATCTGAACCACATTTT
This genomic interval carries:
- the LOC107425792 gene encoding polygalacturonase, producing the protein MASTKPHMYFSFIFIVFISFDLCYSFFPHNDINKPPPPFAHDKSRPFPSLSFTTSTIKDIDSKFNNMINLRAPIPRRKLAASVQTVNVIDFGARGDGKDDTLAFKKAWERACSSNVAARLVVPKNKYLVKPIRFTGPCRSHLTLQIYGSIEASNDRKDYKGDDRHWIVFESVQNLIVDGGKTGTINGNGQIWWQNSCKTNKALPCKDAPTAITFYKCNNLVVKNLRIQDAQKMHVSFENCMKVEASNLIVTAPENSPNTDGIHVTNSQNIKISSSTIATGDDCISIVSGSREVQATDITCGPGHGISIGSLGEGNSEAYVSGVTVNRAKFLGTDNGVRIKTWQGGSGSASNIKFLNIEMQSVTNPIIIDQNYCDQITPCKPQRSAIQVKNVLYENIKGTSASDIAINFDCSKSFACQGIVLQDINLKQNGRGEMSKALCNNVQFDHIELVTPLCP
- the LOC107425818 gene encoding rho GDP-dissociation inhibitor 1-like is translated as MEGGKRASEAGPSSGGSSGCIGGGCGEERREKEKEMSEKPSGVCDVGVEEEDDGDTKVDGVVAGFVPGPLVSLKEQIEKDKDDDSLRRWKEKLLGSLENDLNGQMEPEVKFHSIGIISDYSGEINTPLPVSENESGRVLFTLREGSEYRLKLKFSVLHNIVSGLTYSNTVWKGGLQVDQSKGMLGTFAPQREPYVYTLDEEITPSGVLARGIYSAKLKFEDDDRRCHMELKYSFEIKKHT